The following proteins come from a genomic window of Populus nigra chromosome 6, ddPopNigr1.1, whole genome shotgun sequence:
- the LOC133696451 gene encoding uncharacterized protein LOC133696451, translating to MLGLVFSLHPQIPSFSRTTLLHPQPTLPPASFPLKISKKTHPRLVFAQTNNNNDPIQEPKEPEQEKKNGSSNNSGGGYDLKQDQPPPLFDIKWGDLLLNPDPDNILAVGLTGLLSWASVQVLWQLFVIALAILVAAVKYSFIAALLIFILITLL from the coding sequence ATGTTAGGGCTTGTTTTTTCCCTGCACCCACAAATCCCTTCATTTTCAAGAACCACTCTTCTCCATCCCCAACCCACTCTCCCTCCTGCTTCTTTCCCTCTCAAAATCTCCAAGAAAACCCATCCAAGACTCGTTTTTGCACAAACCAACAACAATAACGACCCAATTCAAGAACCCAAAGAAccagaacaagaaaagaaaaatgggtCTTCCAATAACAGTGGCGGTGGTTATGATTTGAAGCAAGATCAGCCACCTCCCTTATTCGATATCAAGTGGGGTGATTTGTTACTGAACCCAGATCCCGATAACATCTTGGCCGTTGGATTAACTGGTTTGTTGTCCTGGGCTAGTGTTCAAGTTCTTTGGCAGCTTTTCGTTATCGCTTTGGCTATTCTTGTTGCTGCTGTTAAGTACTCTTTCATTGCTGCTCTCCTTATTTTCATCCTCATTACTCTTCTTTGA